The segment AGTCTCTTCCGTCGGGACTGGGTGCGCATTTTGCGCGCATGTTTCTGGATCGCAGAACGTTTGGGTTGCGGCCCGCAAAAGGCGGTCCGCCTTAGGTGAGAGGTGGTTTTGCACGATCAGCATGTACACACGTGGTTTTCGAACGACTCGCAGGCCGATCCGGCGGAGAATGTCCGACAGGCCGTCAGCATGGGATTGGCGGGCTTGACCTTCACGGATCATTTCGACAGCCATCCCACGGAGTGGCCGTTATGCAAATACGACTACGATGGGATTGCTGCAGCGGTCTCGGCCCTGCGGAAGAAGTATGACGACAGCCTCTTTGTGGGGCACGGCATCGAGGTCTGTTACCAGCCGGAGCAGATGGAAAAGATCTTCACGTTCTTGGAGGAGCATCGATTCGACATCGTGCTTCTGAGCGTCCACTGGTTTCACGGCAAGGCTCTGCATGAGCGGCAGCACTGGACAGGGTTGGATCCGGCAGCGGCGACGCGGCAATACCTGGAGGCGGTTCTGGAGGCGGCCCGTTTTGCGCTCGATCTGAAGCGGCAAGGGCGCAGGCCTTTTGACGTTCTGGGGCATCTTGATCTGGTCAAACGGTATACAGTTCGGTATTTCGGTACGTTTGACATCCGCCCGTGTGGGGACCTGGTTGATGAGATCCTGCGGACCTGCCTGGAGGCGGATCTGGTGCCGGAGGTCAATCTAAGCACGCTGCGTCAGTCGCTTCCGGAGCCGTCACCGGCGGAATGGATCGTCGGTCGCTATGCCAAACTGGGCGGGCGGGCCATGACGCTGGGCAGCGATGCTCATCGTCCCGAGCATGTTGGGATGGGTGTCGGGGATGCCGCCGCGGTGCTCAAGCGACAAGGCATCGAGTGTTTGGCCGTTTTTCGCGATCGTAAGCGGACCGACGAACCGCTTTGACGTTCGCGGCGCGGGGGGTGAAGGTCACGGTCGTCGTCCTCGACTTGCATTGGCGGGGGGATGTGGCAGAATGCCATGGTCAGGAGGAATCGGTTCGCCAGGGGCCGTGCCGGGAACAGACTATGAGAGCACTGAAGCGGACAGAGTGGGTCGGTGCGGTCCTCTTGGCGGTTGCGGCTCCCGGGTGCGGCGCTGGGGGGTGGGAAAGCAACCTCGAGGCGGGCTTGTCGAGAGCGGCCAGCGAGCGGCGACCCGCCCTGGTGATGTTCAGTTCGGCGGTGAGCCCCGATTGCGTCCAGATGGACGAAGAGGTGTTTTCCGATCCGCAGGTTCAGAACGTCCTGAACTCCTACGTGCGGGTTCGGATCGACTACCTGATTCACCACAAGCTGGCCAAGGAACTGAACGTGCGGAGCGTGCCGACGTTTGTGATTTTCCGCCCGGATCGTTCGGTGGCCGGCGTTCGGGAGGGTAAGATGGACGCCCGGAGCTTCTCCTTCTTCCTCATCAAGCACCGGTACTACTGACCGGTCGTGCGCGTGACGACTGGGGCGGCGTCTTCCTGCCGGACGTCACAGCTCGATCTGGGCGCCCAGTTCCACGACACGATTGGGCGGAATGCCGAAATAGGCAACCGCCGAAATGGCGTTTCGCGACATCACCGCGAAGAGAGTCTTGCGCCATTGCGACATGCCCGGTTTTCGGGTTCTGATCAACGTTTCCCTTCCAAGATAGAAGCTCACCTCCGCCAGGTCGACTTTTAGTCCGGCCGGTTCACAGCAGCGGAGTATGTCGGCCACACTGGGCGTCTGCATGTAGCCGTAGAAGGCGTTGACCTGAAAGAATCCCAGGCCCAGATCCTGCACCTGAACCCGAGAGGAGGGAGGCACCGTCGGCACCTCTTCCGTCGAGACGCTCAGCAGGATGACGCGTTCGTGGAGCACCTTGTTGTGTTTGAAATGGTGCATGAGGACGACGGGCGTGCCGGTCGGATCCGAGGTCATGAACACCGCGGTTCCCGGCACACGGACGGGTTGTTTTCCGGCGGCAAGATTCCGCAAGAAGATATCAAGCGGCAGCCGGGCCTTGGCGAGCGACGCGGCCAGCAATGATCGGCCGCGCTTCCAGGTGGTCATCAGTCCAAACACTCCCATGGCAACCACCAGTGGGAACCATCCGCCGCTGAAGAGCTTTGTCAGATTGGCAACGAGGAACGTCAGGTCGACTGTCAGAAACACCGCGGTCAGTCCGGCCGCCTTCAGGGGACTCCATCCCCAGTGTCGGCGAGCCATCAGGAGGAACAGCAAGGAGGTCAGGGTCATGGTGCTGACCACGGCGACGCCGTAGGCCGCCGCCAGCCGCGAGGAGGTCCTGAAAGCCAGAACCAGCCCACAGCATGCCACCATCAGGATGGCATTGATCTCGGGAATATAGATTTGGCCGATGGTCCGGCTGGACGTGTGTACCACGGTCAGGCGGGGACAGTAACCCAATTGCACCGCCTGTCGGGCGAGGGAGAACGCTCCGGATATCAAGGCCTGTGAGGCGATGACTGTTGCCAGTGTGGCAATCGTCACCAGGGGGTAATGGAGCGATCCGGTAGCCAGTGCATAGAAGGGGTTGCTCGCCGCAGCGCCTTGGGTGTGGATCACCGCCGCGCCCTGACCGAAGTAGTTCAGCAGCAGCGCGGGAAACACCACGAGGTACCAAGTCAGCCGAATAGGATTCCTTCCGAAATGACCGAGATCCGCGTATAACGCTTCCGTGCCTGTGAAGCATAGTACCACGGCTCCCAGCACGAGAAAGCCATGCCACCCATGCTCGATGAGATGGCGGACGGCGTACCAAGGGTAGACGGCCGTCAATACCGCGGGTTCCCGCACGATCCACCGCAGCCCCAACGCTGCGATGGCTCCAAACCACAACAGCATGACCGGTCCGAACATCGCCCCCACAAACCCCGTCCCGTGTTTCTGAACCATGAATAACGCCACCAGGATGGCAAGCGTGATCGGGACAATGAACGGCTTTAGCGTCGGCGCGGAGACTTCAAGGCCCTCGACCGCACTGAGGACCGAGATGGCCGGCGTGATCAGACCCTCGGCGAACAGCAGAGATGCCCCGAACAACCCCAGGCCGATCGCGATCCCGGCCTTGGAAAGCAGATTCGCCGGTCGAACCGTCTGCGGCACCGCCAGGGCCATCAGTGACAGGATGCCGCCTTCACCGCGGTTATCGGCGCGGAGCACGAAGCCGATATACTTGCCGACCACTACCAGGGTCAGGGACCAGAAGAAAAGGGACAGCAGCCCCAGCACGTTTCGCGGATCGGCCTCGACCCCGAACAGTGGGCCGAAACATTCTCTCAGGGCGTACAGAGGGGAGGTGCCGATGTCGCCGTAGACCACCCCGAGCGCCCCTAGAGACAGTGCGGCCAGGGATGCCCGCCCGAGCCGATGCTCGTTGCGGGGTGCATCACGAGGCGAAGGATGCGGGACAGTCTGCTGCGCCGTCCTGGAGGGCAAGACTTCGTGAGTTGGTTCTGAGGGCATGAACCTCGATCGTCTCTGAGAGGTTGTCAGCCAAGGCCTTCAAGATGATTCTGCCCGGCTACTTCGCCGGGCCGCGGGTTCCGATTGTACAGGGTTTGTGTTACCGTGCCACTCCGCCGGCGGTCACCCGGCAAGGCGGATCAGGATGGTCTCTTGACGGGCCCATCCGAGTCAGCCGAGAGCGGACCAGACCGCAGAAGAGCGATACGGCAGAGGGGCGGCATTCCTGCGGTGGCGGCTCTGAAAGAAGCCCTGGAAAGGTCCGTGGCGTTTTCCAGCCGAATGGGTTAAGGAGGCGGTGCGGCCGAATCCGTTTCGGTTGTTCCGGGGAGCGTCCGCGAGTATAGTCAGTAACCAGTGGCTCGGATGCCGCTGAGAGGACATGCATCATGAGATTTGAAGACCCTGCTGCAACACTCAAGGATTTCTCGACCCGTATCCTCACCATACGGGATTCTCTTTGACTTGCCTGCCAAGCTCAAGCGACTTGCGGAACTGGATGAGATCATGGCCAGGCGCGGCTTTTGGGATGTGCCGGAGCGGGCGCGCGAGGTGGTCGGCGAACTGAAGGCTCTCAAGGGGCTGGTCGAGCCGGTGCAAGCCTTGCTGGCGAAGGTCGAGGATGCCGAAGCGCTGCTCGAACTGGCCAAAGAGGCCAACGACGCCGCCTCTTTTGAGGAGCTGGACAATGAGCTGCATGTGATCCAGCAGCAGCTCGAGCGTGTCGAGCTGATGGCTCTGCTGTCCGGCAAGAACGACGCGTGTGACTGTTTCTTCAGCATCCAGGCCGGCGCGGGCGGAACCGAGGCCTGCGACTGGGCCGAGATGCTGCTGCGAATGTACCTTCGTTACTTCGAGAACAACGGGTACAAGGCCGAGGAGCTGGCCCGCACCGATGGTGAGGAGGCCGGGATCCGCAGCATCACCCTCAAGGTCACCGGCTACTATGCCATGGGATACCTATCGTGCGAGCGGGGCGTCCATCGCCTTGTACGGATCAGTCCGTTTGATGCCAACAAGCGTCGGCACACGAGTTTCGCGGCGGTCGACGTCCTGCCGGTTCTGGAGGACCTTGACGTCGATTTGAAGGAGGAGGAGCTGGACATCGTGTACTTTCGGCGGGCCAGCGGGGCGGGCGGTCAAAACGTGAACAAGGTGGCGACGGCCGTTCGCGTGCGACATGTTCCGACGGGCATCGTGGTGGAGTGCGTCAACGAGCGCAGCCAGCAACAGAACAAGCGGATGGCTCTTGCCATCCTCCAGTCCAAGATCGAAGCTCTCAGGCAGGCTGAGCGCGACCAAGAGATGCAGAACCTCTACGGCGACAAGGGGGAAGTTGCGTGGGGCAACCAGATCCGCAGTTACGTGCTCGATGACCGCCGGGTCAAGGATCATCGCAACGGCGTCGAGACGAGCAACGTCGAACGCGTCTTAGACGGCGATATTCAGATGTTCATCGAAGCCGAGCTTCGGCGTCGTGCCAGCAAGAGAAAGTAATCAGCAGTCCGTCATTCGTGATCGGTGGCCGATGGGCGTCTCGGTCCCGTCGGGCGGCGGGTGCCGGCGTAAAGGAGCGAGATCATGGTGAAGGTCGCGGTCTGTTTATCGGGATGCGGCGTGTTCGACGGTTCGGAGATTCACGAGGCGGTCTTGACCCTGCTTGCCCTGGATCAGGCGGGCGCCAGGTACGTGTGTTGTGCTCCCAACGCGGACCAGGCGGTGGTGATGAACCACTTGACCCGCAACCCTGTTCCGGGGGAGCGTCGCAACGTGCTGGTCGAATCGGCGCGGATTGCCCGGGGCGAGATCCAGGATCTGGCCAACGTTCACGCCCGCGATGTTGATGCACTGATCTTTCCGGGCGGCCTCGGGGCGGCCCAAAACCTGTCTTCATTCGCCGCCGACGGGGCGAACTGTACGGTGCATCCCGAGGTGAAGCGGCTGGTCGGAGAGATGATTGACGCGGGCAAACCCGTTGGGGCCATCTGCATCGCCCCGGCCATGCTCGCTCGGATTCTGAGCAGCAGGGGGCTGGTGGCGCAGGTGACCATCGGCAACGACGCCCGGACGGCCTCTGAAATCGAGAAGATGGGAATTCGTCACACCGATTGTTCCTGCACGTCGTTTGTCGTTGACTCAGCACACCGTGTGGTGACGACACCTGCCTACATGCTTGCCAAAGGGCCTGCGGAGGTGTTTGAGGGAGTCAAAGGGTTGGTTGGGGAGGTTGTTCGTCTGGCAGGCTCTTAGGGTCGAATTGCAGGGGGTTACTCATGCTCGCGTCGCCTGAGCTCGGGTTTTGCCCGCCTCGGCAGCGGCGAGACGGATACAAGCTTGCCGGTGTGGAGGTCGTCCGGCGAGGGGAAGGCTACCCCGCATTGATGTACTTGCCTGCCCGGAGCCCGTCGAGAACGAACTGAACGGAGACGCCTGCGAGAATGAGGCCCAGAATACGGCTGAAAATGTGGATGCCGGTCTTGCCCAGGGCTTTGTAGAGGGGGTCGGCCAGTCGCAGGGTGACATAGCTCACCAGGCCGGTGATCGCGACGGCAACATAAACGATGAGTATGGCGTGAGGGCCGGCGGCGCGATCGATCAGCACGGTGACGCTGGCCATTGAGGCTGGTCCGGCCAGCATGGGTATCGCCAGGGGGGTGATGGCCACATCCTCTTTGGCCATGCCTTCGCTGACTTCGTCGGGCTCTTCCTGGGTGAGCCGCTGAGCCCGGATCATGTCCAGTGCAACGAGAAACAAGATCAGACCGCCTGCGATCTGGAAGGCGGGCAACGTCAGGCCGAGGTAGTGAAAGATCACCTGTCCGCCGCCGGCGAATCCCGCCAGCGTGAGCGTTGCGACGACACTGGCCCGCAGGGCGGTTCGTTTTCGCTGTGCGGCGTCCTGGCCGGCACTGATGACCAGGTATGTTGGCACGGCGCCGGGGGGGTCCACCACAAAGAGGATGGAGACCAGTGCTGTCAGGAAGAAATCGACCATGGCACGGCGCTCATTTGACCGCGCCGGCGGGCCGGCCGCAAGTGCGCGGGCAGGGCGCCGCCGGGAGGTGGAGAGCCGGATCAGATGACGCCTGCGAAGGGGCGAATCCGCTGGACCAGGTCCTCGATGGTGTATTGCTTGCGGCAGTCGACCGGCAGGAACACGCCGTGATTGTGATCGCTGGCAAGAATGATCATCCGGTCGAAACGGACCTCATAGCCGAATTCCTGGGGCTGATGCCCGGAGATGAAGTAATGAACTTCAAAAGCGTGCGCCAGACGTTCCAGGAGGGCCGGGGTGTGGCGGCGTCCCCAGACCATCTGGTAGACCATTCCTCCTTCGGACAGATCGAGCGCGTCAGCCGGCTCGTGCACGA is part of the Phycisphaerae bacterium genome and harbors:
- a CDS encoding MarC family protein; the encoded protein is MVDFFLTALVSILFVVDPPGAVPTYLVISAGQDAAQRKRTALRASVVATLTLAGFAGGGQVIFHYLGLTLPAFQIAGGLILFLVALDMIRAQRLTQEEPDEVSEGMAKEDVAITPLAIPMLAGPASMASVTVLIDRAAGPHAILIVYVAVAITGLVSYVTLRLADPLYKALGKTGIHIFSRILGLILAGVSVQFVLDGLRAGKYINAG
- a CDS encoding thioredoxin family protein, translated to MRALKRTEWVGAVLLAVAAPGCGAGGWESNLEAGLSRAASERRPALVMFSSAVSPDCVQMDEEVFSDPQVQNVLNSYVRVRIDYLIHHKLAKELNVRSVPTFVIFRPDRSVAGVREGKMDARSFSFFLIKHRYY
- a CDS encoding histidinol-phosphatase HisJ family protein; its protein translation is MHDQHVHTWFSNDSQADPAENVRQAVSMGLAGLTFTDHFDSHPTEWPLCKYDYDGIAAAVSALRKKYDDSLFVGHGIEVCYQPEQMEKIFTFLEEHRFDIVLLSVHWFHGKALHERQHWTGLDPAAATRQYLEAVLEAARFALDLKRQGRRPFDVLGHLDLVKRYTVRYFGTFDIRPCGDLVDEILRTCLEADLVPEVNLSTLRQSLPEPSPAEWIVGRYAKLGGRAMTLGSDAHRPEHVGMGVGDAAAVLKRQGIECLAVFRDRKRTDEPL
- the elbB gene encoding isoprenoid biosynthesis glyoxalase ElbB, which codes for MMVKVAVCLSGCGVFDGSEIHEAVLTLLALDQAGARYVCCAPNADQAVVMNHLTRNPVPGERRNVLVESARIARGEIQDLANVHARDVDALIFPGGLGAAQNLSSFAADGANCTVHPEVKRLVGEMIDAGKPVGAICIAPAMLARILSSRGLVAQVTIGNDARTASEIEKMGIRHTDCSCTSFVVDSAHRVVTTPAYMLAKGPAEVFEGVKGLVGEVVRLAGS
- a CDS encoding potassium transporter Kup, giving the protein MPSEPTHEVLPSRTAQQTVPHPSPRDAPRNEHRLGRASLAALSLGALGVVYGDIGTSPLYALRECFGPLFGVEADPRNVLGLLSLFFWSLTLVVVGKYIGFVLRADNRGEGGILSLMALAVPQTVRPANLLSKAGIAIGLGLFGASLLFAEGLITPAISVLSAVEGLEVSAPTLKPFIVPITLAILVALFMVQKHGTGFVGAMFGPVMLLWFGAIAALGLRWIVREPAVLTAVYPWYAVRHLIEHGWHGFLVLGAVVLCFTGTEALYADLGHFGRNPIRLTWYLVVFPALLLNYFGQGAAVIHTQGAAASNPFYALATGSLHYPLVTIATLATVIASQALISGAFSLARQAVQLGYCPRLTVVHTSSRTIGQIYIPEINAILMVACCGLVLAFRTSSRLAAAYGVAVVSTMTLTSLLFLLMARRHWGWSPLKAAGLTAVFLTVDLTFLVANLTKLFSGGWFPLVVAMGVFGLMTTWKRGRSLLAASLAKARLPLDIFLRNLAAGKQPVRVPGTAVFMTSDPTGTPVVLMHHFKHNKVLHERVILLSVSTEEVPTVPPSSRVQVQDLGLGFFQVNAFYGYMQTPSVADILRCCEPAGLKVDLAEVSFYLGRETLIRTRKPGMSQWRKTLFAVMSRNAISAVAYFGIPPNRVVELGAQIEL
- the prfB gene encoding peptide chain release factor 2 (programmed frameshift): MRFEDPAATLKDFSTRILTIRDSLDLPAKLKRLAELDEIMARRGFWDVPERAREVVGELKALKGLVEPVQALLAKVEDAEALLELAKEANDAASFEELDNELHVIQQQLERVELMALLSGKNDACDCFFSIQAGAGGTEACDWAEMLLRMYLRYFENNGYKAEELARTDGEEAGIRSITLKVTGYYAMGYLSCERGVHRLVRISPFDANKRRHTSFAAVDVLPVLEDLDVDLKEEELDIVYFRRASGAGGQNVNKVATAVRVRHVPTGIVVECVNERSQQQNKRMALAILQSKIEALRQAERDQEMQNLYGDKGEVAWGNQIRSYVLDDRRVKDHRNGVETSNVERVLDGDIQMFIEAELRRRASKRK